One Candidatus Methylomirabilota bacterium DNA window includes the following coding sequences:
- a CDS encoding type II toxin-antitoxin system VapB family antitoxin: protein MSLSIDDKLLQQAIRLGGHRTKRATIKEALQEYIQRRKRLRAHAAFGTIDFDPKYDYKRARRKR from the coding sequence ATGAGTCTTTCCATCGACGACAAATTGCTCCAGCAAGCCATCCGGCTCGGAGGACATCGAACCAAGCGGGCGACGATCAAAGAGGCGCTGCAAGAATACATTCAGCGTCGCAAGCGTCTCCGGGCTCACGCGGCCTTCGGGACGATCGACTTCGATCCGAAATACGACTACAAACGGGCCCGTAGGAAGCGGTGA
- a CDS encoding carboxymuconolactone decarboxylase family protein yields MAYLVGAVHGMNGVADGLRIPLDFTPDPTRVPLMPLVDPAAAEGPVKTLFDEIAVFFAMPTPPNLYRVLAWDPGYAGDQWRYVRYLFSDGQLDRLSKHVVALAASMAARSAYGIDFHHRETRRLGLSDEAMREVVFVTEQFNAVNKIGACLQLEPDMQAGLSRPGRAAGGGAAPESP; encoded by the coding sequence GTGGCCTATCTGGTGGGGGCCGTGCACGGGATGAACGGGGTGGCGGACGGCCTGCGCATCCCGCTGGACTTCACGCCGGACCCGACCCGGGTCCCGCTGATGCCGCTGGTCGATCCGGCCGCGGCCGAGGGGCCGGTCAAGACGCTCTTCGACGAGATCGCCGTGTTCTTCGCGATGCCCACCCCCCCGAACCTCTACCGGGTGCTGGCCTGGGACCCCGGGTACGCGGGGGACCAGTGGCGCTATGTCCGCTATCTGTTCTCCGATGGCCAGCTCGACCGTCTGTCGAAGCACGTCGTCGCGCTGGCCGCGTCGATGGCGGCGCGGTCGGCCTACGGCATCGACTTCCACCATCGCGAGACCCGGCGCCTCGGGCTATCCGACGAGGCGATGCGAGAGGTGGTCTTCGTCACCGAGCAGTTCAACGCGGTGAACAAGATCGGCGCCTGCCTCCAGCTCGAGCCCGACATGCAGGCGGGGCTCAGCCGGCCCGGGCGAGCCGCGGGCGGCGGCGCGGCGCCCGAGTCGCCCTGA
- a CDS encoding ABC transporter substrate-binding protein gives MMSRRDHPAALWTRRQALAGLGSGVALASLPRVLSAQARLAGAEVKLGAAFPLTGIWSEWGKKDKVALDMAVEEINAAGGVGGVPVRYAIYDTASKPPDAAALVRRLASDDKVLAILGPFSSSECEVAFPVGVQLKIPMIAQASSKPGIGAANRPWAFRMNVDEGRMAQPAVKFWVKHYSVKTAAVVHDVKDAVGQILGSRVLPAVAKQNGVALVNEGDFVTFQTKDIDFSPQVTKLRGLRFDGLIFGGAFPDAINFVKEARRQGLRQPIVGGNPLMHENFARNTGEAGEGVVAPTPWNPSLPDERVQAFVRKFAERAQAAGLPPTPEMVNVNVYETVSLLKDIVERKGATNRPEDLARDRERIMQGLTETASFPGLAGKFGFNQEGDGVKDVYVMMVKNGRWAQVDFAPAQAR, from the coding sequence ATGATGAGCCGTCGCGACCACCCCGCCGCCCTCTGGACGCGCCGCCAGGCACTGGCCGGCCTCGGGAGCGGAGTCGCCCTCGCCTCCCTGCCCCGCGTGCTCTCGGCTCAGGCTCGGCTGGCCGGCGCGGAGGTGAAGCTGGGCGCCGCCTTCCCTCTCACCGGCATCTGGTCCGAGTGGGGCAAGAAGGACAAGGTCGCCCTCGACATGGCCGTCGAGGAGATCAACGCCGCTGGCGGCGTGGGGGGGGTCCCCGTGCGCTACGCCATCTACGACACGGCGAGCAAGCCGCCCGACGCGGCCGCCCTGGTGCGACGCCTGGCCAGCGACGACAAGGTCCTCGCCATCCTCGGGCCGTTCTCGAGCTCGGAGTGTGAGGTCGCCTTCCCCGTCGGCGTCCAGCTCAAGATCCCCATGATCGCCCAGGCCTCCTCCAAGCCCGGCATCGGCGCCGCGAACCGCCCCTGGGCGTTTCGGATGAACGTCGACGAGGGGCGCATGGCCCAGCCGGCCGTGAAGTTCTGGGTCAAGCACTACTCCGTGAAGACCGCCGCCGTCGTCCACGACGTCAAGGACGCTGTCGGGCAGATCCTGGGCTCGCGCGTGCTCCCGGCGGTGGCCAAGCAGAACGGCGTCGCCCTGGTCAACGAGGGCGATTTCGTCACCTTCCAGACCAAGGACATCGACTTCAGCCCCCAGGTCACGAAGCTCCGGGGCCTCCGGTTCGACGGGCTGATCTTCGGTGGGGCGTTCCCGGACGCCATCAACTTCGTGAAGGAGGCGCGGCGGCAGGGCTTGCGCCAGCCCATCGTGGGCGGCAACCCCCTGATGCACGAGAACTTCGCCCGCAACACCGGCGAGGCGGGCGAGGGCGTGGTGGCCCCCACCCCGTGGAACCCGTCGCTCCCCGACGAGCGCGTCCAGGCCTTCGTCCGGAAGTTCGCCGAGCGGGCGCAGGCGGCGGGACTCCCGCCGACGCCCGAGATGGTGAACGTGAACGTCTACGAGACCGTGTCTCTCCTCAAGGACATCGTCGAGCGGAAGGGGGCGACGAACCGGCCGGAGGACCTCGCCCGGGATCGCGAGCGGATCATGCAGGGCCTCACGGAGACCGCGTCGTTCCCGGGGCTCGCCGGCAAGTTCGGGTTCAACCAGGAGGGCGACGGCGTCAAGGACGTGTATGTCATGATGGTCAAGAACGGCCGGTGGGCCCAGGTCGACTTCGCGCCCGCCCAGGCCCGATGA
- a CDS encoding carboxymuconolactone decarboxylase family protein: MEIVRIPEVHELEPEDQRFMEATKAWFKIDFVPKMSRVLRTIPEFGRPYNRAGRRAMQDGALTRGQKELIAATVSAINVCEY; the protein is encoded by the coding sequence ATGGAGATCGTACGCATCCCCGAAGTCCACGAGCTCGAGCCGGAGGACCAGCGGTTCATGGAGGCCACCAAGGCCTGGTTCAAGATCGACTTCGTCCCGAAGATGAGCCGCGTGCTCCGGACCATCCCCGAGTTCGGGCGCCCCTACAACCGGGCCGGACGGCGCGCCATGCAGGACGGGGCGCTCACCCGGGGCCAGAAGGAGCTGATCGCGGCGACGGTGAGCGCCATCAACGTGTGCGAATACTGA
- a CDS encoding reductive dehalogenase domain-containing protein yields the protein MARRVSEPTTRVVGPLRRIDQRQELHTQAAIGGLGPRVQERWTSESVDPFRRIFYPETRPQNVPMRSWRDIADGPVNPKRVEVKNPARMAEIIKGVARFLGADLAGICRLNPAWVFTHHGLRIDFHKGKAGQPVELRHAYAIALGLEMDHANFANSPDFIDNAAVGKGYLEAAKVAVSLAAWIREIGWPAKAHFFISEEVIHIPIAVEAGLGELARNGSVITREFGPRVRFATVTTDLPLAVDAPIDIGVQAMCTDCNKCAVNCPAQCIPYGPKVIEHNVEKWALDNKACMTFWVANRERFNDCARCITTCPWNLPNTWWARVVTWGIPRWRWWRKGLVFIDDLIRGKKPNPTRRWLYYKAPGPKEGWTIPPVIE from the coding sequence ATGGCCAGGCGAGTGTCCGAGCCGACGACCCGGGTGGTGGGGCCGCTGCGGCGCATCGACCAGCGGCAAGAGCTCCATACGCAGGCGGCCATCGGGGGCCTGGGCCCGCGCGTTCAGGAGCGGTGGACGTCCGAGTCGGTCGACCCTTTCCGCCGCATCTTCTACCCTGAGACACGCCCGCAGAACGTCCCCATGCGGTCCTGGCGCGACATCGCCGACGGGCCGGTGAACCCGAAGCGGGTCGAGGTCAAAAACCCCGCGCGGATGGCCGAGATCATCAAGGGAGTGGCGCGCTTCCTGGGCGCCGACCTCGCCGGCATCTGCCGGCTCAACCCGGCCTGGGTCTTCACCCACCACGGCCTCCGGATCGACTTCCACAAGGGCAAGGCCGGCCAGCCGGTCGAGCTCCGGCACGCGTATGCCATCGCGCTCGGTCTCGAGATGGACCATGCCAACTTCGCCAACTCCCCCGACTTCATCGACAACGCCGCCGTGGGCAAGGGGTACCTCGAGGCCGCCAAGGTGGCGGTGTCCCTGGCCGCCTGGATCCGGGAGATCGGCTGGCCGGCCAAGGCCCACTTCTTCATCAGTGAGGAGGTCATCCACATCCCCATCGCCGTGGAGGCCGGCCTCGGGGAGCTGGCGCGGAACGGGTCCGTCATCACCCGGGAATTCGGGCCCCGGGTGCGCTTCGCCACGGTGACGACCGATCTGCCGCTGGCCGTGGACGCCCCGATCGACATCGGCGTCCAGGCGATGTGCACGGACTGCAACAAGTGCGCGGTGAACTGCCCGGCCCAGTGCATTCCGTACGGACCCAAGGTGATCGAGCACAACGTCGAGAAGTGGGCCCTCGACAACAAAGCGTGCATGACCTTCTGGGTCGCCAATCGCGAGCGCTTCAACGACTGCGCGCGCTGCATCACCACCTGCCCCTGGAACCTGCCGAATACCTGGTGGGCTCGCGTCGTGACCTGGGGCATTCCCCGGTGGCGCTGGTGGCGGAAGGGGCTGGTCTTCATCGACGACCTGATCCGGGGGAAGAAGCCGAACCCGACGCGCCGCTGGCTCTACTACAAGGCGCCGGGCCCCAAAGAGGGGTGGACGATCCCCCCGGTGATCGAGTAG
- a CDS encoding ABC transporter ATP-binding protein, translating into MLQVSALRSGYGQAEVLKGVSIEVRQGEIVTLIGANGAGKTTLLKTLAGLLPTRGGRVTYDGEPIERLPPPVRVRRGLILVPEGRGILQRMTVRENLQMGAYARPARADVEADLAAVVRRFPVLAERATQPAGTLSGGEQQMLAIGRALMARPRLLMVDEPSLGLAPLLVREIMRILAELRARGITILLVEQNARQALQLADRCYILASGQIVAGGEARAMLASPEVQAAYLRGAVAEGSRTRP; encoded by the coding sequence GTGCTCCAGGTGAGCGCTCTCCGATCCGGATACGGGCAGGCCGAGGTGCTGAAGGGCGTGTCGATCGAGGTGCGGCAAGGGGAAATCGTGACCCTCATTGGCGCCAACGGGGCCGGTAAGACGACCCTCCTCAAGACGCTGGCGGGTCTGCTTCCGACCCGCGGCGGCCGCGTCACGTACGACGGCGAGCCGATCGAGCGCCTCCCGCCCCCCGTCCGGGTCCGCCGGGGCCTGATCCTCGTCCCCGAGGGCCGCGGCATCCTCCAGCGGATGACGGTGCGGGAGAATCTCCAGATGGGCGCCTACGCCCGTCCCGCGAGGGCCGACGTCGAGGCCGACCTCGCGGCAGTGGTCCGGCGGTTCCCCGTCCTGGCCGAGCGCGCGACCCAGCCGGCCGGCACCCTCTCGGGCGGGGAGCAGCAAATGCTGGCCATCGGCCGGGCGCTCATGGCCCGCCCTCGGCTCCTGATGGTCGACGAGCCGTCGCTCGGGCTCGCGCCGCTGCTCGTCCGGGAAATCATGCGGATCCTCGCCGAGCTGCGCGCCCGGGGGATCACGATCCTGCTGGTGGAGCAGAACGCGCGCCAGGCCCTCCAGCTCGCCGACCGCTGCTACATCCTGGCCTCCGGCCAGATCGTCGCCGGCGGGGAGGCGCGGGCGATGCTGGCGAGCCCCGAGGTGCAGGCCGCCTACCTCCGGGGCGCCGTCGCCGAGGGTTCGAGGACGCGCCCGTGA
- a CDS encoding carboxymuconolactone decarboxylase family protein — METVRISPAEEFPPDMQRMFEGVKRWFGMPFVPKMNRVTAWDPHFWAGFGRCGKRAMADGALPRDLKEMIAVAISAVNACDY, encoded by the coding sequence ATGGAAACTGTGAGGATCAGTCCGGCCGAGGAATTCCCTCCGGACATGCAGCGCATGTTCGAGGGGGTGAAACGCTGGTTCGGCATGCCGTTCGTGCCGAAGATGAACCGCGTCACGGCCTGGGATCCCCACTTCTGGGCCGGCTTCGGCCGATGCGGCAAGCGGGCCATGGCCGACGGCGCGCTCCCCCGCGACTTGAAGGAGATGATCGCCGTGGCGATCAGCGCCGTGAACGCGTGCGACTACTGA
- a CDS encoding AMP-binding protein, with protein MPLIVPRPIPPEVARVYRAQGWWLDLTLTDVLRRHAAARPGAPAVIAADRTLTFADLERESARVAAGLAALGVGRGDVVSCQLANVPEFLILHHAAARRRAIFNPIHLAYRTAEVESILRFAESRVLVVGPPHRGWSFAEMARGLRARLPALRHVVMVGEADRPDVLPFETLRAGDAHAAEGSAHPDDAFLLLFTSGTTASPKATLHTHRLRMGAARASGEAIGFRPTDRVVSIARFSHMWGIFAYWMALGAGAAQVLLEHFSPDGFRDVAGRCHATVAIGAPPHAADLLASIPAGGRALPGLRLFALSGSVCAPALVRALRDTLRCAPLMLWGMTETAAGLFTRPDDPPDVIEQTVGRPAPGCTVGVLDDAGRALPAATEGELVIRSPFVFEGYVNNPEATAASFTAEGWFRTGDLASLDQTGRVRILGRRTEQINRGGVKFHPGDVEDVLLRHPAVQMAALVGMPDARLGERNCCFVVPRPGAPALTLTDLTAALAEAGIAKFKWPERLEVADALPLTPTGKVQRALLRERLRQQLDVQWRVDP; from the coding sequence ATGCCGCTCATCGTCCCGAGGCCGATCCCGCCCGAGGTGGCCCGCGTGTACCGGGCCCAGGGGTGGTGGCTCGACCTGACGCTCACGGACGTGCTCCGCCGGCACGCGGCGGCCCGGCCGGGGGCGCCGGCCGTCATCGCGGCCGATCGCACGCTCACCTTCGCCGACCTGGAGCGCGAGAGCGCGCGGGTGGCCGCCGGCCTGGCCGCCCTCGGCGTCGGACGCGGAGACGTGGTGTCGTGCCAGCTCGCCAACGTGCCGGAGTTCCTGATCCTCCACCACGCGGCCGCCCGGCGCCGGGCCATCTTCAATCCGATTCACCTCGCCTATCGGACCGCCGAGGTGGAGTCGATCCTGCGCTTCGCCGAGAGCCGGGTGCTGGTCGTGGGTCCGCCGCACCGCGGATGGAGCTTCGCGGAGATGGCACGCGGGCTCCGGGCGCGGCTGCCCGCGCTCCGGCACGTCGTGATGGTGGGCGAGGCCGACCGGCCCGACGTGCTCCCCTTCGAGACGCTCCGGGCGGGTGACGCGCACGCCGCCGAAGGTTCGGCCCACCCGGACGACGCCTTCCTGCTCCTCTTCACCTCCGGCACCACGGCGAGTCCCAAGGCCACGCTGCACACCCACCGCCTGCGGATGGGAGCGGCCCGGGCGAGCGGCGAGGCCATCGGGTTCCGCCCGACGGATCGAGTGGTGTCCATCGCCCGCTTCAGCCACATGTGGGGAATCTTCGCCTACTGGATGGCGCTCGGGGCCGGCGCGGCCCAGGTGCTCCTGGAGCACTTCTCCCCGGACGGGTTCCGGGACGTGGCCGGCCGGTGCCACGCCACCGTCGCCATCGGCGCGCCTCCCCACGCGGCCGACCTGCTCGCCTCGATCCCGGCGGGTGGACGGGCGCTCCCGGGCCTCCGCCTCTTCGCCCTCTCCGGGAGCGTCTGTGCCCCCGCGCTCGTCCGCGCGCTCCGCGACACCCTGAGATGCGCGCCCCTGATGCTCTGGGGCATGACGGAGACCGCCGCGGGCCTCTTCACCCGGCCGGACGATCCGCCCGACGTGATCGAGCAGACGGTGGGCCGCCCGGCGCCGGGGTGCACGGTGGGCGTCCTCGACGACGCGGGCCGAGCCCTGCCTGCGGCCACGGAGGGCGAGCTCGTGATCCGGAGCCCCTTCGTGTTCGAGGGCTACGTGAACAACCCCGAGGCGACGGCCGCGAGCTTCACGGCGGAGGGCTGGTTCCGCACGGGAGACCTGGCGAGCCTCGACCAGACGGGCCGCGTCCGCATCCTCGGGCGGCGCACCGAACAGATCAACCGGGGCGGCGTGAAGTTCCACCCCGGCGACGTGGAGGATGTCCTCCTCCGCCATCCCGCGGTTCAGATGGCGGCCCTGGTCGGGATGCCCGATGCCCGCCTCGGCGAGCGCAATTGCTGCTTCGTGGTGCCCCGGCCCGGCGCGCCTGCCCTCACCCTGACGGACCTCACGGCCGCGCTGGCCGAAGCCGGGATCGCCAAGTTCAAGTGGCCCGAGCGCCTGGAGGTGGCTGACGCGCTTCCTCTCACGCCGACCGGTAAAGTCCAGCGTGCCCTGTTGCGGGAGCGCCTTCGTCAACAGCTCGATGTCCAATGGAGGGTCGACCCATGA
- a CDS encoding carboxymuconolactone decarboxylase family protein encodes MAGVTHGLNSVADGLRLPLDFSPSSRVPLGPLADPDSASPEVEATFHDIKTFYAMDRPPAVFRWLARDPGFLKDYWGATREAFVDRKLDRLTKEILALAASLTAKSDYGVDLHLREVRRLGLSEQGLTEAVETVQLFNTVTKIADALQLQPDFDPQPSPAAGPGGA; translated from the coding sequence GTGGCCGGGGTGACCCACGGGCTCAACTCGGTCGCCGACGGCCTCCGCCTCCCGCTCGACTTCTCGCCATCCTCCCGCGTCCCGCTCGGGCCGCTGGCCGACCCGGACAGCGCCTCGCCCGAGGTCGAGGCGACCTTCCACGACATCAAGACCTTCTACGCAATGGACCGGCCGCCGGCCGTGTTTCGGTGGCTGGCCCGGGATCCCGGCTTCCTCAAGGACTACTGGGGGGCCACGCGGGAGGCCTTCGTGGACCGGAAGCTCGATCGGCTGACCAAGGAGATCCTGGCGCTGGCCGCCTCGCTCACCGCCAAGTCGGACTACGGCGTCGATCTCCACCTCCGCGAGGTCCGGCGGCTGGGACTCTCGGAGCAGGGCCTCACCGAGGCGGTCGAGACCGTCCAGCTGTTCAACACGGTGACCAAGATCGCCGACGCCCTCCAGCTCCAGCCCGACTTCGACCCGCAGCCGTCTCCGGCGGCCGGGCCCGGCGGCGCGTGA
- a CDS encoding xanthine dehydrogenase family protein molybdopterin-binding subunit: protein MTTTGRAVGQPLKRVEDARLLAGKGTFIDDLPFHNLHHAAILRSPHAHARIGAIDGSAALKAPGVVGIVTGEDAERLTRPFSVGVTTPARYYCLAVGKARFVGEPVAVVVARSRYLAEDALDLIRVEYEPLPAVVDPEQALAPEAPVLHDAVGTNLACHRHLVYGDPERAFREADVVISERFRFPKFSSTPIETYGIVASFDPGSGVLTVWSNFMGPFIMHPLVARALGVPENRLRFIVPPDIGGSFGIKTSMYPYLALLGLTAMRTGVAVKWIEDRREHLLAASSGTDRVAYRDLAAKKDGTVLAMRNRWFDNVGGYIRSPEPGCSFRPIGNWVGPYRFQHLEVDASVVMTNKCPTGPNRGYACGHLYFETERMMDLLAERLGLDPAEVRRRNFIQPGEFPYRTPTGGLYDSGDYPAAFAKALELARYTELRREQARARAEGRLFGIGLAVCVDPSVSNMGYVTIALDPQFRAKPEYLPKSGAIESATCKIDPLGKVLVIMNSTPQGQGHQTIVGQIVADELGIAPDEVQVVDEMDTFTRVWGISSGTYSSRFGSVGTSAAALAARKLKAKLVQYGAHLMSLPADGLEVRDGMVTPKTGTGPSYSLKDMAGRAHWHTESLPDGMEAGLQATAVFSFPQADAPDLQDRVNSSNTYGFIAEVMAVEVDPETGAVKILRYVTVHDAGTIINPMIAEGQIYGGALHGLGGALYEELAYDQDGQLLTGTFMDYLVPTASEAPTLDIAHVVSPSPFTTLGAKGLGEASSMTAPAVVANAVSDALAPRGLRIRELPVTPTRLWELLETAPGGRAGGAAART from the coding sequence GTGACGACGACCGGGCGCGCGGTCGGGCAGCCCCTGAAGCGCGTGGAGGACGCGCGCCTCCTGGCGGGCAAGGGCACCTTCATCGATGACCTTCCGTTCCACAACCTCCACCACGCCGCGATCCTGCGCTCGCCCCACGCCCACGCCCGCATCGGCGCCATCGACGGTTCGGCGGCGCTGAAGGCGCCGGGCGTGGTCGGGATCGTGACCGGCGAGGATGCCGAGCGCCTGACCCGCCCGTTCTCGGTCGGAGTGACGACGCCGGCCCGCTACTACTGCCTGGCCGTCGGCAAGGCGCGCTTCGTCGGCGAGCCGGTGGCGGTCGTCGTGGCCCGGAGTCGCTACCTCGCCGAGGATGCCCTCGACCTGATCCGGGTGGAGTACGAGCCGCTCCCCGCCGTGGTCGACCCCGAGCAGGCCCTCGCGCCCGAAGCGCCCGTCCTCCACGACGCCGTCGGCACGAATCTCGCGTGCCACCGCCACCTGGTCTACGGCGACCCGGAGCGCGCCTTCCGGGAGGCGGACGTGGTGATCAGCGAGCGCTTCCGCTTCCCCAAGTTCTCCTCGACGCCGATCGAGACCTACGGGATCGTGGCGAGCTTCGACCCGGGGAGCGGCGTCCTGACCGTCTGGTCGAACTTCATGGGCCCGTTCATCATGCATCCCCTGGTGGCGCGAGCCCTCGGCGTCCCCGAGAACCGGCTCCGGTTCATCGTCCCGCCCGACATCGGGGGGAGCTTCGGCATCAAGACCAGCATGTATCCCTACCTCGCCCTCCTGGGCCTCACGGCCATGCGGACGGGGGTGGCCGTCAAGTGGATCGAGGACCGGCGTGAGCACCTCCTCGCGGCCTCCAGCGGCACCGACCGCGTCGCCTATCGCGACCTGGCGGCGAAGAAGGACGGCACCGTGCTGGCCATGCGGAACCGCTGGTTCGACAACGTCGGGGGGTACATCCGGAGCCCCGAGCCCGGCTGCAGCTTCCGGCCCATCGGGAACTGGGTCGGGCCCTACCGGTTCCAGCACCTCGAGGTCGACGCCTCGGTGGTGATGACCAACAAGTGCCCGACCGGCCCGAACCGCGGCTACGCCTGCGGCCACCTCTACTTCGAGACCGAGCGCATGATGGATCTCCTGGCCGAGCGCCTCGGCCTCGACCCGGCGGAGGTGCGCCGCCGGAACTTCATCCAGCCCGGGGAGTTCCCGTACCGCACGCCCACCGGCGGCCTCTACGACTCCGGCGACTATCCGGCCGCCTTCGCGAAGGCGCTCGAGCTCGCGCGCTACACCGAGCTGCGGCGCGAGCAGGCCCGGGCCCGCGCGGAGGGGCGCCTGTTCGGCATCGGCCTGGCGGTGTGCGTGGACCCCTCGGTCTCGAACATGGGCTACGTGACGATCGCCCTCGACCCGCAGTTCCGGGCCAAGCCCGAGTACCTCCCGAAGTCCGGCGCCATCGAATCGGCCACCTGCAAGATCGACCCGCTGGGGAAGGTCCTCGTGATCATGAACAGCACGCCCCAGGGCCAGGGCCACCAGACGATCGTCGGCCAGATCGTCGCCGACGAGCTGGGGATCGCACCCGACGAGGTGCAGGTGGTCGACGAGATGGATACCTTCACCCGCGTCTGGGGAATCTCGTCGGGGACGTACTCGAGCCGCTTCGGCTCCGTGGGGACGAGCGCCGCCGCCCTCGCCGCCCGGAAGCTCAAGGCGAAGCTCGTCCAGTACGGCGCCCACCTCATGAGCCTGCCGGCCGACGGCCTGGAGGTGCGCGACGGGATGGTGACGCCGAAGACGGGCACGGGCCCGTCGTACTCGCTGAAGGACATGGCCGGACGGGCCCACTGGCACACCGAGTCGCTCCCCGACGGCATGGAAGCCGGGCTCCAGGCCACCGCCGTCTTCAGCTTCCCCCAGGCCGACGCCCCCGACCTCCAGGACCGCGTCAACTCGTCGAACACCTACGGCTTCATCGCCGAGGTCATGGCCGTCGAGGTGGACCCGGAGACGGGCGCCGTGAAGATCCTCCGCTACGTGACCGTCCACGACGCCGGGACGATCATCAACCCGATGATCGCCGAAGGCCAGATCTACGGCGGCGCGCTCCACGGGCTCGGCGGCGCGCTCTACGAGGAGCTCGCCTACGACCAGGACGGCCAGCTCCTGACGGGGACGTTCATGGATTACCTGGTCCCCACCGCCAGCGAAGCGCCGACGCTCGACATCGCCCATGTGGTCTCGCCGTCCCCGTTCACCACGCTCGGCGCCAAGGGCCTCGGGGAAGCCAGCTCGATGACCGCCCCGGCGGTGGTGGCCAACGCGGTGAGCGACGCCCTGGCGCCGCGGGGCCTTCGGATCCGCGAGCTGCCGGTCACTCCGACGCGTCTCTGGGAGCTGCTCGAGACCGCGCCGGGAGGCCGTGCCGGTGGCGCGGCGGCCCGGACATGA
- a CDS encoding benzoate-CoA ligase family protein produces the protein MNLASLLVDTHVAEGRGARPAVVCDGRCLSYGELLVLVNQTGGVLRALGVEPEQRVALLLPDGPEFIAAFLATAKIGAVAVPCNTLLKADELAFILNHSRARVVVAHEATAGELRRARPTLRALRHVVVVGAPGPGERAYAEAVAAAPSTLDPEPVDPDDAVLWAYSSGSTGVPKAAVHSHETLAVASRLFPDDVLQIGPADRSLAVPKLFFTFGLGASLYIPLRAGSTVILNPRPPAAEGILELIDRERPTLFYAVPTHYVRMLAAPDAGRRFDLSSLRLCFAGGEPLAPDVYRRWRETFGLEILEVLGSSEALFLYLCNRPRRARPGSVGRPMPGYSLRLVDGDDHDVPVGEPGTLAIQGPTLFHHYARRPDLTRRAFRGPWFLTGDQFRQDEDGYYWFLGRTDDMLRVAGTWVSPAEVEAVLMAHPAVFECAVVGAPDGQGTTRPKAYVVPQPGNASADDALRAELVAFARERLAAYKVPRWVEFVTDLPKTATGKTQRFKLRASSPP, from the coding sequence GTGAACCTGGCGAGCCTCCTCGTCGATACCCACGTCGCGGAGGGCCGCGGCGCGCGGCCCGCCGTCGTCTGCGACGGACGGTGCCTCAGCTATGGCGAGCTGCTCGTGCTGGTGAATCAGACGGGCGGGGTCCTGCGCGCGCTCGGTGTCGAGCCAGAGCAGCGCGTGGCGCTCCTGCTGCCCGACGGGCCGGAGTTCATCGCGGCCTTCCTCGCGACCGCGAAGATCGGGGCGGTCGCCGTACCGTGCAACACGCTCCTCAAGGCGGACGAGCTGGCCTTCATCCTGAATCACAGCCGCGCCCGCGTCGTGGTGGCGCATGAGGCGACCGCGGGGGAGCTGCGCCGGGCCCGCCCGACGCTCCGGGCGCTGCGCCACGTGGTCGTGGTCGGCGCCCCCGGCCCGGGCGAGCGCGCGTACGCGGAGGCCGTCGCCGCGGCGCCGTCGACGCTCGATCCCGAGCCGGTGGATCCGGACGACGCCGTCCTGTGGGCGTACAGCTCCGGCAGCACCGGCGTCCCGAAGGCCGCGGTCCACTCCCACGAGACCCTCGCGGTGGCGAGCCGCCTCTTCCCGGACGACGTCCTCCAGATCGGGCCGGCGGACCGGTCCCTGGCCGTGCCGAAGCTGTTCTTCACCTTCGGGCTGGGGGCGAGCCTCTACATCCCGCTGCGGGCGGGCTCCACGGTCATCCTCAATCCGCGCCCGCCGGCGGCGGAAGGCATCCTCGAACTCATCGACCGCGAGCGCCCCACGCTCTTCTACGCGGTCCCCACCCATTACGTTCGCATGCTGGCGGCGCCTGATGCGGGGCGGCGCTTCGACCTCTCCTCGCTCCGGCTCTGCTTCGCCGGGGGCGAGCCGCTGGCTCCCGACGTCTACCGGCGCTGGCGGGAGACCTTCGGGCTGGAGATTCTGGAGGTGCTCGGCTCGAGCGAGGCGCTGTTTCTCTACCTCTGCAACCGCCCGCGGCGGGCCCGGCCGGGCAGCGTCGGCCGGCCCATGCCCGGCTATTCGCTTCGGCTGGTCGACGGCGACGACCACGACGTCCCGGTCGGCGAGCCGGGGACCCTCGCCATCCAGGGCCCCACCCTCTTCCACCACTATGCCCGGCGGCCCGACCTGACCCGGCGGGCCTTCCGGGGCCCGTGGTTCCTCACCGGAGACCAGTTCCGCCAGGACGAGGACGGCTACTACTGGTTCCTCGGGCGCACCGACGACATGCTGCGGGTGGCGGGAACGTGGGTCTCGCCGGCCGAGGTCGAAGCCGTGCTGATGGCCCACCCCGCCGTGTTCGAGTGCGCGGTCGTCGGCGCCCCCGACGGTCAGGGCACCACGCGCCCCAAGGCCTACGTCGTGCCGCAGCCGGGGAACGCCTCGGCCGACGACGCCCTCCGCGCCGAGCTCGTGGCCTTCGCCCGGGAGCGGCTCGCCGCCTACAAGGTGCCCCGGTGGGTGGAGTTCGTGACCGACCTCCCCAAGACCGCGACCGGCAAGACACAACGCTTCAAGCTCCGCGCGAGCTCTCCGCCATGA